A genome region from Micromonospora peucetia includes the following:
- a CDS encoding ABC transporter permease, with amino-acid sequence MSALSKLITIEMKLFLREPVSLFFVFALPIGLMLVFGLPQRAGTAADTGQHAEQTFLPSLALALTIGMLALFTLPMALGIYRERQVLRRLATTPVQPALLLVAQVVVNLVMGVLGAVVTAVAVRFLLDQPAPANVPGFVLAFLLGVACLFAVGLLIAALAPSARAAQSIGPALFFPLLFLAGAWLPRDRMPTAVAFIADYSPLGATVDTLGAAWAGANPELPQLIALAVTAVVGSVAATRFFRWE; translated from the coding sequence GTGAGCGCACTGTCCAAGCTGATCACCATCGAGATGAAGCTGTTCCTGCGGGAGCCGGTGTCGCTGTTCTTCGTCTTCGCCCTGCCGATCGGCCTGATGCTCGTCTTCGGGTTGCCGCAGCGCGCCGGTACGGCCGCCGACACCGGGCAGCACGCCGAGCAGACCTTCCTGCCGTCCCTCGCGCTGGCCCTGACGATCGGGATGCTCGCGCTCTTCACCCTGCCGATGGCACTGGGCATCTACCGGGAACGGCAGGTACTGCGCCGCCTGGCGACCACCCCGGTGCAGCCCGCCCTCCTGCTGGTGGCCCAGGTCGTGGTGAACCTCGTGATGGGCGTCCTCGGCGCGGTGGTCACCGCGGTCGCCGTACGGTTCCTGCTGGATCAGCCGGCACCGGCCAACGTTCCCGGGTTCGTGCTGGCCTTCCTGCTCGGGGTGGCCTGCCTCTTCGCCGTCGGGCTGCTGATCGCGGCGCTGGCGCCGTCCGCCCGGGCGGCACAGTCGATCGGCCCCGCGCTGTTCTTCCCGCTGCTCTTCCTGGCTGGCGCCTGGTTGCCCCGCGACCGGATGCCGACCGCTGTGGCCTTCATCGCCGACTACTCGCCGCTGGGTGCCACGGTGGACACGCTCGGTGCGGCATGGGCGGGTGCCAACCCGGAGCTGCCGCAACTGATCGCCCTGGCCGTGACGGCCGTGGTCGGCTCCGTGGCGGCCACCCGGTTCTTCCGCTGGGAGTGA
- a CDS encoding ABC transporter ATP-binding protein — protein sequence MPVIEVDHLQKRYGEKVAVEDVSFTVEQGEIFGVLGPNGAGKTTTVECVQGLRRADGGTIRVLGLDPIRDRTEVRQRVGAQLQESQLPDKVRVWEALDLYRSFYRNRADIDELLADLGLAEQRNTYFQKLSGGQKQRLSVALALVGMPEVAILDELTTGLDPQGRRDTWDLVERIRDRGVTVVLVTHFMEEAQRLCDRLAIIDQGRVVAIDSPAGLLTRVGTEHRVHFRPAEPVEDALLLGLPDVTGVSRAGEEVTVTGTKDVLQSVLSALNGSGISYTALRVEQPSLDDAFVALTGRSGRTAPQSPAAGRSS from the coding sequence ATGCCGGTCATCGAAGTCGATCATCTGCAGAAACGATACGGCGAGAAGGTCGCGGTCGAGGACGTCTCCTTCACCGTCGAACAGGGCGAGATCTTCGGCGTGCTCGGCCCGAACGGGGCCGGCAAGACGACCACCGTCGAGTGTGTGCAGGGGCTGCGTCGTGCCGACGGCGGCACCATCCGGGTGCTCGGCCTGGACCCGATCCGCGACCGCACCGAGGTGCGACAGCGCGTCGGCGCCCAGCTCCAGGAGAGCCAACTGCCGGACAAGGTACGGGTGTGGGAGGCGTTGGACCTCTACCGGTCCTTCTACCGCAACCGTGCCGACATCGACGAGTTGCTGGCCGACCTCGGGCTGGCCGAGCAGCGCAACACCTACTTCCAGAAGCTCTCCGGCGGGCAGAAGCAGCGGTTGTCGGTGGCCCTGGCGCTGGTCGGGATGCCGGAGGTCGCCATCCTCGACGAGTTGACCACCGGTCTCGACCCGCAGGGTCGCCGGGACACCTGGGACCTGGTCGAGCGGATCCGCGACCGGGGCGTCACCGTCGTGCTGGTCACCCACTTCATGGAGGAGGCGCAACGCCTCTGCGACCGGCTCGCGATCATCGACCAGGGGCGGGTGGTGGCCATCGACAGCCCGGCCGGCCTGCTCACCCGGGTCGGCACCGAGCACCGGGTGCACTTCCGTCCCGCCGAACCCGTCGAGGACGCGCTGCTGCTCGGGCTGCCCGACGTGACAGGGGTGTCCCGCGCCGGCGAGGAGGTGACGGTGACCGGCACGAAGGACGTGCTCCAGTCGGTCCTGTCCGCGCTCAACGGAAGCGGGATCAGCTACACCGCGCTCCGGGTCGAGCAGCCCAGCCTCGACGACGCGTTCGTCGCACTCACCGGCCGTTCGGGCCGGACCGCCCCGCAGTCCCCGGCCGCCGGGAGGTCGTCGTGA